One genomic region from Spirosoma sp. KCTC 42546 encodes:
- a CDS encoding FISUMP domain-containing protein codes for MNRQYINRGSQTNWLRMLLLAFIIHHSSFIIANAQNTYTLPTASCQSACGIETIDGWIGFMCYNLGAETSTLDPFSYNGGAINGDYYQWGRPKDGHQLKNSPTTTTLSATGIPGNNRFILSGSGITPSSWMVSQDYSLWGFLKTPNDPCPAGYKVPTSSQWSAIGLLRSFVWTGNGSKVGSSLYLPAAGWRDGTNAPGGELLYFEGQTGYYWTSSSITGSGAQPIGFYFRSTTFFLGMNNIIDMPAGRGLSIRCIAE; via the coding sequence ATGAACAGACAATATATCAATAGAGGTAGTCAGACAAACTGGCTACGAATGCTACTGTTGGCATTCATCATTCATCATTCATCATTTATCATTGCTAATGCCCAAAACACCTACACCCTCCCCACTGCCTCCTGCCAAAGTGCTTGTGGGATAGAAACGATAGATGGTTGGATTGGTTTCATGTGCTATAACCTCGGTGCTGAAACCAGCACGCTCGATCCTTTCAGCTACAACGGCGGAGCCATCAATGGGGACTATTATCAATGGGGCCGTCCTAAAGACGGGCATCAACTAAAGAACTCTCCCACCACCACCACGCTTTCTGCAACAGGTATCCCTGGCAACAACCGATTTATTCTAAGTGGAAGTGGAATCACTCCCTCCTCGTGGATGGTGTCTCAAGACTATAGTTTATGGGGTTTTCTGAAAACCCCTAATGACCCTTGCCCAGCTGGTTATAAAGTGCCCACCTCATCTCAGTGGAGTGCTATCGGCCTTTTGCGAAGCTTTGTATGGACAGGCAATGGTTCTAAAGTTGGCTCTTCACTCTATCTACCTGCTGCTGGCTGGCGAGATGGCACCAATGCCCCCGGCGGTGAACTCCTATACTTCGAAGGTCAGACAGGTTATTACTGGACTTCTAGCTCAATCACCGGGAGTGGTGCCCAGCCTATTGGCTTTTATTTCCGCAGTACCACATTCTTCTTAGGTATGAATAATATCATTGATATGCCCGCAGGCAGGGGATTGTCGATTCGCTGTATAGCAGAATAA
- a CDS encoding endonuclease domain-containing protein, whose product MASDMFYGASAQIFEQAKHLRQSMTLAEIALWDRLRANRLGGYRFKAQHPIAFFIADFYNHTNRLVIELDGGAHDSMEQQEYDTNRTYLLEEFGITVIRFRNEAVFRDIDAVLLEIMETLTTLQESP is encoded by the coding sequence ATGGCGAGTGATATGTTTTATGGGGCGTCGGCGCAGATATTTGAGCAGGCGAAGCACCTTCGGCAGTCGATGACACTAGCCGAAATTGCACTGTGGGATAGGTTACGTGCTAATCGGCTGGGTGGGTATCGATTTAAAGCCCAACATCCAATAGCCTTTTTTATCGCTGACTTTTATAACCATACCAACCGGTTAGTCATTGAGCTTGATGGTGGCGCTCATGATTCGATGGAGCAACAGGAATACGATACGAACCGAACCTATTTGCTTGAAGAGTTTGGGATAACCGTTATCCGGTTCAGGAATGAAGCCGTTTTTAGGGATATAGATGCTGTCTTACTCGAAATTATGGAGACACTGACCACTTTACAGGAAAGCCCATAA
- a CDS encoding thioredoxin-like domain-containing protein: MMPLLYQRSSALLAAFLLLFTTGGVAQTIHLDLAFHANKLVTLVATHGIRKDTLQQITLDANGKGIFDLTRLKKQAGMVGLVIKTSSPPDATFDWLYSPTENPTIVGTGEYVHKQNARILNSPENQTLDRWYGSRYTLKKKHALANELAQFYHSTEAMYKTLQTEQQGFEKQLVLLADTIKRSPLFAATYMQFSVDLEQKIRGMWASDSTKKAAQQYFKSLEFDKLYATGLWFPTINGLAELYDKYNAAYHQHFGDDMVHNLHRTQNLDTYIALADAALSICNANSWHYDEQQLVGFLLNDHRLQQIPIEKLSSKLRKLAATYRVSVGKKAPDLLITKHVDMANGQQHIAEIMPTDQLSDHYTLLVFHESGCGNCDKVLTDLSTTYADWQHKHVNIVSMAADLDAPTFKQTATKLPWPDKYCDWQGFAGVNFKNYAIIGTPTLFLLDNTGTILVKTALLSEVRDAVKQPEQLTKQ, encoded by the coding sequence ATGATGCCTCTATTATATCAGCGAAGCTCTGCTTTGCTAGCTGCCTTTTTACTTCTATTCACTACAGGGGGAGTGGCCCAAACCATTCACCTTGACTTAGCTTTTCATGCCAATAAGCTCGTTACCCTGGTGGCTACCCATGGCATCCGGAAAGATACCCTCCAGCAAATTACCCTCGATGCTAATGGAAAAGGCATTTTTGACTTGACCCGGCTCAAAAAACAGGCAGGCATGGTTGGCTTGGTCATTAAAACCAGCTCTCCACCCGATGCCACTTTTGACTGGCTGTACTCGCCCACCGAAAACCCGACCATTGTGGGTACCGGCGAGTATGTGCATAAACAAAATGCCCGGATTCTAAACTCACCCGAAAATCAAACACTCGACCGTTGGTATGGCAGTCGTTATACCCTAAAGAAAAAGCACGCCTTGGCCAACGAGCTTGCACAGTTCTATCATTCCACCGAGGCAATGTACAAAACACTTCAGACCGAGCAACAAGGGTTTGAAAAGCAGCTCGTACTGCTTGCCGATACCATCAAACGCTCTCCGCTCTTTGCCGCTACGTATATGCAGTTCAGTGTCGATCTGGAACAGAAAATAAGGGGAATGTGGGCATCAGACAGCACAAAAAAGGCGGCTCAACAGTATTTTAAATCCCTTGAGTTTGACAAACTCTACGCTACTGGTTTATGGTTCCCTACCATCAATGGGCTGGCGGAACTGTATGATAAATATAATGCGGCCTACCATCAACACTTTGGCGATGATATGGTGCATAACCTGCATCGTACTCAAAACCTGGATACTTATATAGCCCTGGCAGATGCGGCCCTCTCGATATGTAATGCCAACTCGTGGCACTACGATGAGCAGCAACTTGTTGGTTTTTTGCTCAATGATCACCGTCTGCAGCAGATACCAATCGAAAAGCTTAGCTCGAAGCTACGAAAATTGGCCGCTACCTATCGGGTAAGTGTAGGAAAAAAAGCGCCTGACTTGCTCATTACCAAACATGTAGACATGGCCAATGGGCAACAGCACATCGCCGAAATAATGCCTACCGACCAGCTTTCAGACCACTATACACTCCTGGTGTTTCACGAGTCGGGTTGTGGTAACTGCGATAAAGTGCTGACCGATCTGAGCACTACCTATGCCGATTGGCAACATAAACACGTGAACATAGTGAGTATGGCTGCCGATCTCGACGCACCTACGTTTAAGCAAACCGCAACTAAACTGCCCTGGCCCGACAAGTACTGTGATTGGCAGGGCTTTGCCGGTGTAAACTTCAAAAACTACGCCATCATTGGCACCCCTACCCTGTTTTTGCTGGATAATACCGGAACGATTCTGGTAAAAACCGCCCTCTTGAGCGAGGTACGCGATGCCGTAAAACAACCCGAGCAACTCACAAAGCAATAA
- a CDS encoding putative Ig domain-containing protein, protein MTSFYLPTHSSPPEGSGGYLSIVQFILFLLSQARKVWAAWQTFFSEHITYGKDFFSSKLLRFAVLSLTIHSSSLLSSQAQSCTSASPSVLATWNFDDPGDCSSSLGIFGINNPWLSGTVFYCPNVSAGCGLAGLGSRGHSNTGSFAGGICLYNFYSYGGENINPTRPFSFYDPNATKFDPTWPANLNAVYRYPAGKSGCLSSFSLNILQKQFNGTVNFEKQGIAVKRNGVIIYTAEQPILASQVNGAAMVFTFPNTSEFCVDGSAQVQFEIVFGLVHRLVTGGYDTPAQVGYDNISISGTCTEGRTPTASATAATCGPGGVLANGSIALSGYVAGAKYDYVAGSSYTGTATFSTATAIPAGGVITNTLANPTSPQVYTIRIFASATCYKDVQVTLTPTFCPIPCPQPTGIVLTPTLATCNGTTSNNNGQIAVTGVTNGDKVGISTGTTYSGPGYTGAGIQTLSRGGFTFTGLANPVGSQAYTIRVYNGTNNCYIDKTIELLEEPCGPCANACVQVVSAGNPNIEINVNNNKACYASCKSTGYIDLELTKTVNVSSGLACPTPTNFVWTITLQNKGTITATDIDVADLLPAGLLLVSASPSVGRFGGALWSINSLQANESATLTLTTQALKTGSYTNYAYVHAASPDNDIDSSPNNDYTANEDDDDNATITVTGANPPIVAKEFSPMLTKPNTPTRLTIKITNYESTPITITQSFIDNLPNSPAQMTIAPTPNLVVSNGIAVSATAGGNQVIIPAGTVLPPGLTQIQLDVIVPAEGSYCNDIAAGALQTSSCANIRATSACILANSTFVLAPLIRKAFSPQIVAVNQNSTLTITVENRNTHTLTLTSNFYDYLPSGLVVAGAATSSCGTVTASVGGSIIGLTTGSVIPPGTCTIVVPVKSTTAGTYCNLIQMNAIITEGGGRTNVGNEDVAEACLEVKNSACTTVSTVSITPVNPTVAPNGTISLAATATGTNVNSLYFWSVSPVGGVFSTQTASTTYTAPATAGTYTIKVLIDNRLTGYGTCKDSTTTTVTVALACTPPSPTGTPAARCGTGTVTLTATGCDATYPAVWFSDAALATQVGTGNSFTTPAITATTTYYVACVKDATCKSAGVSVVATVNALPTASAVATAATCNAAGTAANADGGLTLAGFGATDKYDYNLGATYTGSATYASATAIPAGGVLVSNLANPAAATTYTIRVFNAAGCFVDLQAVLQPTTCTPTCTPPTPIGVAAARCGTGTVTLTATGCDATYPAVWFSDAALATQVGTGNSFTTPSLTTTTTYYVACVKDATCKSVGVSVVATVNSAPTLSLGAITCAANGLTYSVAFTSNGTVTASLGTISGNSVTAIPAGQTVTLTATLNGCTSSTTAIQSCTVPVFDLALVKKLGAGQSSTVTPGSSVTFTITVYNQGNVDATNVQLSDYIPAGLTLNDANWTANAGKASLNTPIASLTAGASTTRNIVFTVGAGVTGVLTNTAEISSATGGTDKDSTPDSDPTNDGTAQNDVTTGDHKTNPNDDEDDADPEPITVTPACTPPTPIGVAAARCGTGTVTLTATGCDATYPAIWFSNAALTAQVGTGNSFTTPSLTTTTTYYVACVKDAACKSAGVSVVATVNPAPTLTVSNVVCAANLLTYSLSFASTGTVTSTAGTLSGNTVTGITAGTSITLTATLNGCTTVLPVTAPNCACPTVNPPTGNSASICAGTTIPALSVTLGAGLQANWYSAATGGTLLQANSLSYTPTAAGTFYVEALDAATGCKSATRTAVVLTIKPNPSLTPGSPVCSANGQTYSVNVTTNGTLTSTAGTVNGSTISNIPVGTNITLTASLNGCTATATVTSPNCTVPVFDLALVKKLATGQAGTVTPGSSVTFTITVYNQGNVDATNVQLSDYIPAGLTLNDANWTANAGKATLNTPIASLAAGASTTRNIVFTVGAGVTGVLTNTAEISSATGGTDKDSTPDNDPTNDGTAQNDVTTGNHKTNPNDDEDDSDPEPITVLPTPVFDLALVKKLATGQAGTVTPGSSVTFTITVYNQGNVDATNVQLSDYIPAGLTLNDANWTANAGKATLNTPIASLAAGASTTRNIVFTVGAGVTGVLTNTTEISSATGGTDKDSTPDNDPTNDGTAQNDVTTGDHKTNPNDDEDDSDPEPITVTPSCAISLTTNSLPVGTVGQAYSANLTVSGGTAPYSFLLVGGTLPTGLTLSSTGLISGIPTATGTFSTTIRISDSQSCSVTVPLAVLNIELAPVCSLRVTTTPGSCQSATNTYSVSGTLSLTNNTNGGTIQLSDGTQLISLSVASGVSSVPYSLTGLVSDGLVHTLTATLSGCGTASVSYTAPQSCTAACPAPIHVCKGTSYGFEISATSGLGTYQWYRNGSAISGATGSSFTATQAGSYSVVVNGNVVGQCPDGSCCPVVIVEDEVPLYQANVQTPTCRSNVPNADGRILVSGWKLSNNDATTYTYSISLGSSFNASQIVAGGANQVVPASGVLVTTLPNPSSSAGQSYTIRIQTGEGCYRDVVVNLPQTQCACPPAKCVPFVITKKVK, encoded by the coding sequence ATGACATCATTCTACTTACCTACACACAGCAGCCCTCCTGAAGGCAGTGGAGGGTATCTTTCCATCGTGCAGTTTATCTTATTCCTGCTGTCTCAGGCAAGAAAGGTATGGGCTGCCTGGCAAACTTTTTTCAGTGAGCACATCACTTATGGAAAAGATTTTTTTTCCAGTAAGTTACTAAGGTTTGCAGTCCTCTCACTCACCATTCATTCCTCATCTTTACTCAGTAGCCAGGCCCAATCCTGTACTTCCGCATCACCCAGCGTATTGGCAACCTGGAATTTTGATGATCCAGGAGACTGTTCAAGCAGCCTCGGGATATTTGGAATAAACAATCCATGGCTTAGCGGAACTGTGTTTTACTGCCCCAATGTGTCAGCTGGTTGTGGACTCGCAGGCTTGGGAAGTCGTGGGCATAGCAATACTGGGTCTTTTGCGGGTGGAATCTGTTTGTATAATTTTTATTCTTATGGTGGTGAGAACATTAATCCCACCCGGCCTTTCAGCTTCTATGACCCCAATGCAACTAAGTTTGACCCTACCTGGCCCGCTAATCTCAATGCGGTTTACCGCTATCCTGCGGGTAAATCGGGCTGTTTGAGCAGTTTTTCGCTCAACATCTTGCAAAAGCAGTTTAACGGTACGGTCAATTTCGAGAAACAGGGCATTGCCGTTAAACGCAATGGCGTCATTATCTATACGGCCGAACAACCCATTTTGGCCTCACAAGTCAATGGGGCCGCTATGGTCTTTACGTTTCCGAATACGTCCGAGTTTTGTGTCGATGGTTCAGCACAGGTGCAGTTCGAGATTGTCTTTGGATTAGTGCATCGGTTAGTAACTGGAGGGTATGATACGCCTGCCCAAGTCGGTTATGATAACATCAGCATCAGTGGAACTTGTACGGAGGGTAGAACCCCTACGGCCAGTGCCACGGCTGCTACTTGTGGACCAGGTGGCGTGCTTGCCAATGGCAGCATTGCCCTAAGTGGGTATGTAGCGGGGGCAAAGTATGATTATGTAGCAGGTAGTAGTTATACAGGTACTGCCACCTTTAGCACAGCAACAGCTATTCCCGCAGGGGGCGTCATCACCAATACGCTTGCTAATCCTACTAGCCCGCAGGTATATACCATACGCATATTTGCTTCGGCAACTTGTTACAAAGATGTACAGGTTACGCTCACGCCTACCTTTTGCCCCATCCCCTGCCCACAGCCTACGGGAATTGTGCTTACGCCCACCCTGGCCACCTGCAACGGCACGACCAGCAATAACAACGGTCAAATTGCCGTAACGGGCGTGACCAACGGCGACAAAGTAGGTATCTCGACGGGAACAACCTATTCAGGACCAGGTTATACAGGTGCAGGAATTCAGACTCTGAGTCGGGGGGGATTTACGTTTACGGGACTCGCCAATCCTGTTGGTAGTCAGGCCTATACCATTCGGGTCTATAATGGAACCAACAACTGCTACATTGACAAAACCATTGAGCTACTCGAAGAGCCTTGCGGGCCCTGCGCCAATGCCTGTGTGCAGGTCGTGTCGGCTGGAAATCCCAACATAGAAATCAATGTCAACAACAACAAGGCCTGTTATGCCTCCTGCAAGAGTACAGGCTACATTGATTTAGAACTGACCAAAACCGTTAATGTGAGCAGTGGTCTTGCCTGCCCCACGCCCACCAACTTTGTTTGGACGATTACACTCCAAAACAAGGGTACTATTACGGCCACAGACATTGACGTAGCTGATTTGTTGCCCGCCGGGCTGCTGCTGGTTAGCGCATCGCCCAGCGTAGGGCGTTTTGGTGGGGCCCTCTGGAGCATCAACAGCCTCCAGGCGAATGAGTCGGCAACCCTTACGCTTACGACACAGGCACTCAAAACCGGTAGCTACACCAACTATGCGTATGTGCATGCCGCTTCTCCAGACAATGACATCGACTCCTCGCCTAACAATGATTACACGGCCAACGAAGACGATGATGATAATGCGACCATCACGGTAACGGGGGCCAATCCGCCTATAGTAGCCAAGGAGTTTAGCCCTATGCTCACGAAGCCGAATACACCCACCAGGCTGACGATCAAAATAACCAATTACGAGTCTACGCCAATTACGATTACCCAAAGCTTTATTGACAACCTACCCAATAGTCCTGCCCAGATGACTATTGCTCCAACACCCAATCTGGTGGTTAGCAATGGCATAGCGGTGAGTGCGACGGCGGGCGGCAATCAGGTGATTATACCCGCGGGTACGGTCTTGCCCCCAGGACTTACACAGATCCAATTGGATGTGATTGTACCCGCCGAGGGCAGCTACTGTAATGACATTGCGGCTGGAGCGTTGCAAACCAGTTCCTGTGCCAATATCAGGGCCACATCAGCTTGTATACTGGCCAACAGCACCTTCGTGCTGGCACCCCTCATCAGGAAAGCTTTTTCTCCACAGATTGTAGCTGTCAATCAGAACAGTACGCTGACCATAACTGTAGAAAACCGCAACACCCACACCCTCACGCTGACGTCCAATTTCTATGACTACCTGCCCTCAGGCCTGGTTGTGGCCGGAGCCGCTACGAGTAGTTGTGGCACCGTTACGGCCAGTGTGGGCGGCAGTATCATTGGCCTTACCACCGGATCGGTGATTCCCCCCGGCACCTGTACCATCGTAGTACCGGTTAAGAGTACGACCGCTGGCACGTATTGCAACCTGATACAAATGAACGCCATCATTACAGAAGGTGGTGGCAGGACTAATGTTGGCAATGAGGACGTTGCCGAGGCTTGTTTAGAAGTTAAAAATTCAGCTTGTACCACCGTGAGTACGGTTAGCATTACGCCCGTTAATCCAACGGTTGCCCCAAACGGTACTATTAGTTTGGCTGCTACTGCCACAGGCACCAATGTAAACAGTCTGTATTTTTGGTCTGTAAGTCCGGTAGGGGGAGTTTTCAGTACGCAAACAGCCAGTACTACCTATACCGCTCCCGCTACGGCAGGTACCTATACAATAAAGGTCCTGATCGACAATCGGTTAACCGGTTATGGCACGTGTAAAGATTCCACCACGACCACCGTTACTGTAGCACTCGCCTGTACGCCCCCTTCTCCAACGGGTACGCCAGCTGCTCGTTGCGGAACGGGTACGGTGACCCTGACGGCCACGGGCTGCGATGCGACCTACCCCGCCGTCTGGTTCAGCGATGCCGCTCTGGCTACCCAGGTCGGTACCGGTAATAGCTTCACCACCCCAGCCATCACCGCCACCACCACCTATTATGTGGCCTGTGTGAAAGATGCTACCTGCAAAAGTGCCGGTGTCAGTGTGGTTGCCACGGTTAACGCCCTGCCCACAGCTAGTGCCGTGGCGACGGCGGCTACCTGTAATGCAGCGGGCACAGCCGCCAACGCCGATGGGGGATTGACCCTGGCTGGTTTTGGAGCCACCGACAAATATGATTACAACCTCGGCGCTACCTACACTGGTTCGGCTACCTACGCGTCGGCCACGGCCATCCCAGCGGGTGGCGTGCTGGTGAGCAACCTGGCCAATCCGGCAGCGGCCACCACCTACACCATTCGGGTGTTCAACGCAGCAGGTTGTTTTGTGGATCTACAGGCGGTGCTTCAACCCACCACCTGTACGCCTACCTGCACCCCACCCACCCCAATCGGTGTAGCCGCTGCCCGTTGCGGAACGGGTACGGTGACCCTGACGGCCACGGGCTGCGATGCGACCTACCCCGCCGTCTGGTTCAGCGATGCCGCTCTGGCTACCCAGGTCGGAACTGGTAACAGTTTCACCACACCTAGCCTGACTACCACCACCACCTATTATGTGGCCTGTGTGAAAGATGCCACCTGCAAAAGTGTCGGTGTCAGCGTGGTTGCCACCGTCAACTCAGCACCAACTCTTTCGTTGGGGGCCATCACCTGTGCCGCCAACGGACTGACCTACAGTGTAGCCTTCACCAGCAATGGAACGGTCACAGCCAGCCTGGGTACAATCAGTGGCAACTCGGTCACGGCCATTCCGGCCGGGCAAACCGTTACCCTGACGGCCACACTAAATGGTTGCACCAGCAGCACGACGGCCATTCAGAGCTGCACTGTACCGGTGTTTGACTTAGCCCTGGTCAAAAAACTGGGTGCTGGTCAGAGTTCAACAGTAACACCGGGTAGCAGTGTGACCTTCACCATCACGGTCTACAACCAGGGTAACGTGGATGCCACCAACGTCCAGTTGAGTGATTACATCCCAGCGGGCCTGACCCTCAACGATGCCAACTGGACCGCCAACGCCGGTAAAGCCTCCCTCAACACCCCCATCGCCAGTCTGACGGCGGGGGCTTCCACCACCCGCAACATCGTCTTCACGGTGGGGGCCGGGGTGACGGGGGTGCTCACCAACACCGCCGAGATCAGCTCAGCCACGGGCGGTACCGACAAGGACTCCACCCCTGACAGTGATCCGACCAACGATGGAACGGCTCAGAATGACGTCACCACGGGTGATCACAAGACTAACCCCAACGACGATGAGGACGACGCTGACCCCGAACCCATCACCGTCACCCCGGCCTGTACACCACCCACCCCAATCGGTGTAGCCGCTGCCCGTTGCGGAACGGGTACGGTGACCCTGACGGCCACGGGTTGCGATGCGACCTACCCAGCCATCTGGTTCAGCAATGCGGCCCTGACCGCCCAGGTCGGCACCGGCAACAGCTTCACCACACCTAGCCTGACTACCACCACCACCTATTACGTGGCCTGTGTGAAAGATGCTGCCTGCAAAAGTGCGGGGGTGAGCGTGGTTGCCACGGTTAACCCCGCTCCTACCCTCACCGTTAGCAATGTGGTCTGTGCCGCCAACCTGCTCACCTACTCACTCAGCTTTGCCAGCACCGGTACGGTCACCTCGACGGCGGGCACCCTCAGTGGCAACACCGTCACGGGCATCACCGCCGGCACCAGCATCACCCTGACGGCTACGCTCAACGGCTGTACCACCGTACTACCCGTCACGGCACCCAACTGCGCCTGTCCAACAGTCAACCCACCCACGGGAAACAGCGCCAGCATCTGTGCGGGCACAACGATTCCAGCCCTGAGCGTCACCCTAGGCGCAGGTTTGCAGGCCAACTGGTACAGTGCAGCCACGGGGGGCACCCTGCTCCAGGCCAACAGCCTGAGCTACACCCCAACGGCAGCGGGCACCTTCTACGTGGAAGCGCTGGATGCGGCTACCGGTTGTAAATCAGCTACCCGCACGGCGGTCGTGCTGACCATAAAGCCCAACCCTAGCCTGACACCAGGTTCGCCCGTTTGTTCAGCCAATGGCCAGACCTACTCCGTGAACGTTACCACCAATGGAACCCTCACCTCAACGGCAGGAACCGTCAATGGCAGCACCATCAGCAACATTCCGGTGGGTACCAACATCACCCTAACCGCCAGTCTGAACGGATGTACCGCCACCGCCACGGTTACCTCGCCCAACTGTACGGTGCCCGTCTTCGACTTAGCCCTGGTCAAGAAGTTAGCCACGGGCCAGGCCGGTACGGTTACGCCGGGTAGCAGTGTGACTTTCACCATCACCGTCTACAACCAGGGCAACGTGGATGCCACCAACGTGCAGCTGAGTGATTACATCCCAGCGGGCCTGACCCTCAACGATGCCAACTGGACCGCCAACGCCGGCAAAGCCACCCTCAACACCCCCATCGCCAGTCTGGCAGCGGGGGCTTCCACCACCCGCAACATCGTCTTCACGGTGGGTGCCGGGGTGACGGGGGTGCTCACCAACACCGCCGAGATCAGCTCAGCCACGGGCGGTACCGACAAGGACTCCACGCCCGACAATGATCCGACCAACGATGGAACGGCTCAGAATGACGTCACCACGGGTAACCACAAGACTAACCCCAACGACGACGAGGATGATTCGGACCCTGAACCAATTACGGTATTACCCACTCCGGTGTTTGACTTAGCCCTGGTCAAGAAGTTAGCCACGGGCCAGGCCGGTACAGTAACACCGGGTAGCAGTGTGACTTTCACCATCACCGTCTACAACCAGGGCAACGTGGATGCCACCAACGTGCAGCTGAGTGATTACATCCCAGCGGGGCTGACCCTCAACGATGCCAACTGGACCGCCAACGCCGGCAAAGCCACCCTCAACACCCCCATCGCCAGTCTGGCAGCGGGGGCTTCCACCACCCGCAACATCGTCTTCACGGTGGGTGCCGGGGTGACGGGGGTGCTCACCAACACCACCGAGATCAGCTCAGCTACGGGCGGTACCGATAAGGACTCCACGCCCGACAATGATCCGACCAACGATGGAACGGCTCAGAACGATGTGACAACGGGTGATCACAAGACCAACCCCAACGACGACGAGGATGATTCGGACCCTGAGCCAATTACCGTCACCCCATCTTGCGCTATAAGTTTGACCACCAACAGCTTGCCTGTCGGCACTGTCGGACAAGCTTACAGTGCGAACCTGACGGTTTCGGGTGGGACGGCCCCCTACAGCTTCTTGCTGGTAGGTGGCACCCTGCCTACGGGTCTGACACTCAGTAGCACGGGTCTCATCAGTGGCATCCCCACGGCCACGGGCACTTTCTCAACCACTATCCGCATCAGCGATAGTCAGAGTTGCTCGGTGACTGTACCCCTGGCGGTGCTCAATATTGAGTTGGCTCCGGTCTGCTCGCTCAGGGTTACGACAACGCCGGGATCGTGCCAATCTGCCACCAACACCTATAGTGTCAGTGGTACGCTGAGTTTGACCAACAACACCAATGGGGGCACAATTCAACTGAGTGATGGGACTCAACTCATCTCCCTGAGCGTAGCCAGTGGCGTAAGCTCAGTGCCTTATTCGCTAACCGGGTTGGTTTCGGATGGGTTGGTTCACACCCTGACGGCCACCTTAAGTGGGTGTGGTACAGCCAGTGTAAGTTACACCGCTCCGCAAAGCTGCACGGCTGCTTGTCCGGCACCGATTCATGTGTGCAAAGGCACCAGCTATGGGTTTGAAATCAGTGCAACGTCGGGTCTGGGAACTTACCAGTGGTATCGGAATGGCAGTGCCATTTCAGGTGCAACCGGTAGCTCCTTCACCGCAACCCAGGCCGGTAGCTACTCGGTAGTCGTCAATGGCAACGTGGTGGGTCAGTGCCCCGATGGCTCCTGCTGCCCAGTCGTGATCGTGGAGGATGAGGTACCCCTTTATCAGGCCAACGTCCAAACGCCAACCTGTCGCAGCAACGTGCCCAATGCCGATGGACGGATTCTGGTCAGTGGCTGGAAGCTGAGCAACAACGATGCGACGACCTATACCTACTCGATCTCCTTGGGCAGCAGTTTCAATGCCAGCCAAATCGTAGCGGGTGGTGCCAATCAGGTGGTACCGGCCAGCGGAGTGCTGGTAACTACCCTGCCTAACCCCAGTTCGTCGGCGGGTCAGTCCTACACGATCCGGATTCAGACGGGGGAAGGTTGTTACCGGGATGTGGTAGTGAATTTGCCACAGACCCAGTGTGCCTGCCCACCCGCCAAGTGTGTGCCGTTCGTGATCACGAAGAAAGTAAAATAA
- a CDS encoding DUF11 domain-containing protein, with translation MKPIKQKQPMVWHIRLLNVLLLSFILYHSSSIIANAQMTGQYPATLNVATAGATGITWYKDNVVIAGATASTYSATTGGTYSYKYTDPATKQTCTSLTITLVAAPTSDLGVSITPLTQTNNKGENQVYSIVVTNNGPDNAPNAVVKVPIPKGRSLVVAVPTQGSYDSGTQLWTIGSLANAATATMTLTIKVD, from the coding sequence ATGAAACCAATCAAACAAAAACAACCGATGGTTTGGCATATAAGGCTTTTGAACGTGCTACTCCTTTCATTCATCCTTTATCATTCATCATCCATCATTGCCAACGCTCAAATGACGGGGCAATACCCCGCTACCCTAAATGTAGCAACCGCAGGTGCAACGGGCATTACCTGGTATAAAGACAATGTAGTAATTGCGGGGGCTACCGCCAGCACCTACTCAGCCACGACAGGGGGGACGTATTCTTACAAATACACCGACCCGGCCACCAAGCAAACATGTACCTCACTCACCATTACGCTGGTGGCTGCGCCTACCTCTGACCTCGGGGTGAGCATTACCCCCCTTACACAAACCAATAACAAAGGCGAAAACCAGGTATACAGCATTGTGGTCACCAACAATGGACCAGACAACGCCCCCAATGCGGTAGTGAAAGTACCCATACCCAAAGGGCGCTCACTGGTAGTGGCTGTACCTACCCAGGGCAGTTATGATTCAGGTACTCAACTCTGGACCATTGGTAGCCTGGCCAATGCCGCCACCGCCACCATGACCCTGACCATAAAGGTGGACTAA